One stretch of Miscanthus floridulus cultivar M001 chromosome 18, ASM1932011v1, whole genome shotgun sequence DNA includes these proteins:
- the LOC136519522 gene encoding uncharacterized protein encodes MVSVFAAFGFADLCLAFAALELFTFLDSQCGAGTTTSDQAALSPPLAAVVVLFVAVALICHHLMGRRVVAVPVAGAGNGRRSISGLVMFLLCVSAGTLEFIVFGHGQAAGGGGAGHGALGLAALRALPAAATATFFLGMMLIIVSHIRAGREGGGGAVSGDEPIQGPLRPLAKVAAGAAAALVVLMAMALALHGAKY; translated from the coding sequence ATGGTGAGCGTTTTCGCCGCCTTCGGCTTCGCCGACCTGTGTCTTGCCTTCGCCGCCCTCGAGCTCTTCACCTTCCTTGACTCGCAGTGCGGTGCGGGCACCACGACATCCGATCAGGCCGCGCTTTCGCCGCCGTTGGCTGCGGTGGTGGTCCTCTTCGTCGCCGTCGCGCTCATCTGCCACCACCTGATGGGTCGCCGCGTCGTCGCCGTCCCCGTGGCCGGCGCGGGCAACGGGCGGCGCTCGATCTCGGGGCTTGTCATGTTCCTGCTGTGCGTCTCCGCGGGCACGCTCGAGTTCATCGTGTTCGGGCACGGGCAGgccgccggtggtggtggtgccggcCACGGCGCGCTCGGCCTGGCTGCTCTCCGCGCGCTGCCTGCCGCGGCGACGGCCACGTTCTTTCTCGGGATGATGCTCATCATCGTCTCGCACATCCGCGCCGGCCGtgagggcggcggcggtgccgtCTCCGGAGACGAGCCGATCCAGGGGCCACTGCGCCCACTCGCCAAGGTCGCGgccggagcggcggcggcgctcgtcgTCTTAATGGCCATGGCCCTCGCTCTCCACGGAGCCAA